Proteins encoded in a region of the Flavobacterium sp. MDT1-60 genome:
- the uvrB gene encoding excinuclease ABC subunit UvrB, with protein sequence MNFQVSSEYSPKGDQPQAIKKLAQGVRDGEKYQTLLGVTGSGKTFTVANVIEEVQRPTLVLAHNKTLAAQLYSEFKQFFPNNAVEYFVSYYDYYQPEAFMPVTGVFIEKDLSINEELEKMRLSTTSSLLSGRRDILVVASVSCLYGIGNPVEFKKNVIEIFRDQVISRTKLLHSLVQSLYARTEADFNPGTFRIKGDTVEVYPSYADDAFRIHFFGDEIEEIESFDAKTSHVIEKFKRLTIYPANMFVTSPEVLQGAIWEIQQDLVKQVDYFKEIGKHLEAKRLEERTNFDLEMIRELGYCSGIENYSRYLDGRQAGTRPFCLLDYFPNDFLMIVDESHVTVSQVHAMYGGDRSRKENLVEYGFRLPAAMDNRPLKFEEFEALQNQVIYVSATPADYELQKSDGIYVEQIIRPTGLLDPVIEVRPSLNQIDDLIEEIQVRCELDERVLVTTLTKRMAEELAKYLTKVNIRCRYIHSEVDTLERIEIMQDLRKGIFDVLIGVNLLREGLDLPEVSLVAILDADKEGFLRNHKSLTQTIGRAARNLNGKAILYADKMTGSMQKTIDETNYRRTKQINFNVENNITPQALNKKIESAFTKNPLVEYELGHTLSIAAEPETAYLSKSELEKMIREKRKSMEKAAKDLDFLQAAKLRDDIKKLQEQLA encoded by the coding sequence ATGAATTTCCAGGTATCCTCAGAATATAGTCCGAAAGGCGATCAGCCACAAGCGATTAAAAAACTAGCGCAAGGTGTTCGAGATGGCGAAAAATATCAAACTTTATTAGGAGTTACCGGATCTGGTAAAACATTTACAGTCGCCAATGTCATTGAGGAAGTTCAAAGACCAACCTTAGTGTTGGCTCATAACAAAACGCTGGCTGCGCAATTGTATTCAGAATTCAAACAGTTTTTTCCAAATAATGCCGTTGAATATTTCGTTTCCTACTATGATTATTATCAACCGGAAGCTTTTATGCCCGTAACAGGGGTTTTCATCGAAAAAGATTTATCTATCAATGAAGAACTCGAAAAAATGCGTTTGAGCACTACCTCTTCCCTGCTTTCAGGAAGACGTGATATATTAGTTGTCGCTTCAGTTTCGTGTCTGTATGGTATTGGGAATCCCGTTGAATTTAAGAAAAACGTAATTGAAATATTTAGAGACCAGGTCATTTCAAGAACTAAGTTATTACATAGCTTAGTACAAAGTTTATACGCCAGAACAGAAGCCGATTTTAATCCGGGAACATTCAGAATTAAAGGCGATACGGTTGAAGTTTATCCGAGTTATGCTGATGATGCTTTCAGAATTCACTTTTTTGGAGATGAAATCGAAGAAATAGAATCTTTTGATGCTAAGACTTCACATGTCATTGAAAAATTCAAAAGACTGACCATTTATCCTGCTAATATGTTTGTGACTTCACCTGAAGTACTGCAAGGTGCAATTTGGGAAATCCAACAAGATTTAGTGAAACAAGTTGATTATTTTAAAGAAATAGGTAAACATTTGGAAGCAAAACGTTTGGAAGAACGTACTAATTTTGACTTAGAAATGATTCGTGAATTAGGTTATTGCTCCGGAATTGAAAATTACTCCCGTTATCTTGACGGACGACAGGCCGGCACGAGACCTTTCTGTTTATTAGATTATTTCCCGAATGATTTTTTAATGATTGTAGATGAAAGCCACGTAACCGTTTCGCAAGTTCACGCTATGTACGGAGGCGATCGCAGTCGTAAAGAAAATCTGGTTGAATACGGTTTCCGTTTACCGGCCGCAATGGATAATCGCCCTTTGAAGTTTGAAGAATTTGAAGCTTTGCAGAATCAGGTTATTTATGTGTCTGCAACTCCGGCAGATTACGAATTGCAAAAATCAGACGGAATCTATGTAGAACAAATTATTCGTCCGACAGGTTTATTAGACCCGGTTATCGAAGTAAGACCTAGTTTAAATCAGATCGATGATTTAATTGAAGAAATTCAGGTTCGCTGTGAATTAGACGAAAGAGTTTTGGTGACTACCTTAACTAAAAGAATGGCTGAAGAGCTAGCCAAATACTTAACTAAAGTAAATATTCGTTGTCGTTATATTCACTCTGAGGTTGATACATTAGAACGTATTGAAATCATGCAGGATTTACGTAAAGGTATTTTTGATGTATTAATTGGTGTAAACTTACTGCGTGAAGGTCTGGATTTACCAGAAGTTTCGCTTGTTGCTATTTTAGATGCCGATAAGGAAGGTTTTTTACGTAATCACAAATCTTTAACGCAAACTATTGGTCGTGCTGCAAGAAATTTGAATGGAAAAGCAATTCTATATGCTGATAAAATGACAGGCAGTATGCAAAAAACAATTGATGAAACCAATTACCGCCGAACCAAACAGATTAATTTTAACGTTGAAAATAATATTACACCACAAGCTTTAAATAAAAAAATCGAAAGTGCGTTTACTAAAAATCCATTAGTGGAGTATGAATTAGGACATACTTTGTCTATCGCTGCAGAACCGGAAACAGCCTATTTATCAAAATCGGAATTAGAAAAAATGATTCGTGAAAAACGAAAATCAATGGAAAAAGCGGCAAAAGATTTAGACTTTTTACAAGCTGCCAAACTACGTGATGATATTAAAAAATTACAGGAACAATTAGCTTAA
- a CDS encoding excinuclease ABC subunit B, producing the protein MNTEAEKRSLLLEMITFSTVDGKLHKREYDFLWLVAQELNIDFDVFNDLFHQEHTKQIIKSEFQRIQQFYRLALIMHCDGILHEKEATGIQQIAIEMGLNPGAVKRVLDLMKKAPNAIVDPKVLLKVFQEQHN; encoded by the coding sequence ATGAATACAGAAGCAGAAAAGAGAAGTTTACTTTTAGAAATGATAACTTTTTCTACCGTTGATGGAAAGTTGCACAAAAGAGAGTATGATTTTTTGTGGCTTGTCGCCCAGGAATTAAATATTGATTTTGATGTTTTTAATGATTTGTTTCATCAGGAACATACAAAGCAAATTATAAAATCAGAATTTCAGCGTATCCAACAATTTTACAGGCTGGCTTTGATTATGCATTGTGATGGTATTTTGCACGAAAAAGAAGCAACAGGAATACAACAAATCGCCATTGAAATGGGGTTAAATCCGGGAGCTGTAAAAAGAGTTTTAGATTTGATGAAAAAAGCACCAAACGCTATAGTTGATCCTAAAGTTTTGCTGAAAGTTTTTCAGGAACAACACAATTAA
- a CDS encoding alpha/beta hydrolase, with protein sequence MIRGLFFFIFLWVTSIGNAQSTASKNVSTFTIEARQLKTTKKIWIYLPQGYSASAKKKYNVIYMHDAQNLFDAKTSFVGEWNVDEKLDSLKAPVIVVGIEHGNDKRIDELTPFKNEKYGGGNADNYLDFIVKTLKPYIDKNYRTKTKAKNTTIMGSSLGGLVSYYAILKYPEVFGKAGVFSPSFWFSNEIFTLTEKAPKNKTKIYFLCGDKESDDMVKDMKKMETLLDRNRCYCLHLSKDKIVKDGEHNEKLWRDGFVDAVLWLGY encoded by the coding sequence ATGATTCGAGGATTATTCTTTTTTATTTTTCTGTGGGTAACTTCTATTGGAAATGCACAAAGTACTGCTTCAAAAAACGTTTCGACTTTTACGATTGAAGCGCGTCAACTTAAAACCACCAAAAAAATCTGGATTTATTTACCTCAAGGTTATTCGGCTTCAGCCAAAAAAAAATACAATGTCATTTATATGCACGATGCCCAAAATTTATTTGATGCCAAAACCTCTTTTGTTGGGGAATGGAATGTCGATGAAAAACTAGACAGCTTAAAAGCACCTGTGATTGTCGTTGGAATTGAACACGGAAACGACAAACGTATTGATGAATTGACACCTTTTAAAAATGAAAAATATGGTGGAGGAAACGCAGACAATTATCTTGATTTTATCGTAAAAACACTGAAACCCTACATTGATAAAAATTACAGAACCAAAACAAAAGCAAAAAACACAACCATAATGGGAAGTTCTCTTGGTGGTTTGGTTTCTTATTATGCCATTCTGAAATATCCGGAAGTTTTTGGAAAAGCGGGCGTTTTTTCACCATCCTTTTGGTTTTCAAATGAAATTTTTACTTTAACCGAAAAAGCGCCTAAAAATAAAACAAAGATTTATTTTTTATGTGGTGACAAGGAAAGTGATGACATGGTAAAAGATATGAAAAAGATGGAAACACTTTTAGACCGAAATCGTTGTTATTGTCTTCATCTTTCCAAAGATAAAATTGTAAAAGACGGCGAACATAACGAAAAACTCTGGCGTGATGGTTTTGTAGACGCAGTTCTCTGGCTTGGTTATTAA
- a CDS encoding dipeptide epimerase: MELILREYNLKLKHTFTISRESIDFQPSLIVELKSDGHSGFGEATSNPYYKTTVPMMMKDLEKIRTVIETSENETPDVFWAKIYPYLKHDMFALCALDLAYNDLYARKKGKKLYELWNYTTERNPLTDYTIGIASIEKMVSKMQELPWPIYKIKLGTKEDIAIVKELRKHTNAIFRIDANCGWGVEETINNAIELKKLGVEFLEQPMKADNWEAHKEVFKHSVLPIIADESCIIEEDVAKCHNHFHGVNVKLVKCGGLTPGKRMIEEAKKLGLKTMVGCMTESTVGISAIAHLLPQLDYVDMDGALLLAEDIATGVSIKNGVVSYSELNGTGVTLI, encoded by the coding sequence ATGGAATTAATTTTAAGAGAATACAATTTAAAACTCAAACATACTTTTACCATTTCAAGGGAATCAATTGATTTTCAGCCTTCATTAATTGTTGAATTAAAAAGTGATGGACATTCAGGTTTTGGGGAAGCTACTTCAAATCCATATTATAAAACGACAGTTCCGATGATGATGAAAGATTTGGAAAAAATCAGAACTGTTATTGAAACTTCAGAAAATGAAACTCCTGACGTTTTTTGGGCGAAAATTTATCCGTATTTAAAACACGATATGTTTGCTTTATGCGCTTTAGATTTGGCTTATAATGATTTATACGCGCGCAAAAAAGGCAAAAAATTATACGAATTATGGAATTATACAACCGAAAGAAATCCGCTTACGGATTATACTATCGGAATTGCTTCCATAGAAAAAATGGTTTCAAAAATGCAGGAATTGCCTTGGCCTATTTATAAAATTAAACTCGGAACCAAAGAAGATATTGCTATTGTAAAAGAACTGAGAAAACACACCAATGCTATTTTTAGAATTGATGCCAATTGTGGCTGGGGCGTTGAAGAAACGATAAACAATGCCATCGAATTAAAGAAATTAGGCGTCGAATTTCTGGAACAACCTATGAAAGCCGATAATTGGGAAGCACATAAAGAAGTTTTTAAACATTCCGTTTTACCCATAATTGCCGACGAAAGCTGTATTATTGAAGAAGATGTTGCAAAATGTCACAATCATTTTCACGGTGTAAATGTAAAATTGGTGAAATGTGGCGGATTAACGCCAGGCAAAAGAATGATCGAAGAAGCTAAAAAACTAGGTTTAAAAACAATGGTGGGCTGTATGACCGAATCGACTGTTGGAATTTCAGCAATTGCTCATTTATTGCCTCAGTTGGATTATGTAGATATGGACGGTGCTTTGCTTTTGGCAGAAGATATTGCAACAGGAGTAAGCATAAAAAACGGCGTTGTCTCTTATTCTGAACTTAACGGAACCGGAGTTACTTTAATCTAA
- a CDS encoding aminotransferase class I/II-fold pyridoxal phosphate-dependent enzyme yields MNVNQFPDRIIEIGQEQYLYFGGTAYLGLPTNKIFQELVVKNILKWGTTYGSSRNANVKVKAYENGETFLANYIKAEAVVTVSSGMLAGKLAIDELKKQTGTFFHFDDVHTAIQVDKSLPVFIDGKINSRLLDNKEETITILTDGVPSFETNPIDLSVLAAIPKNKEITLLIDESHSLGILGKNGCGIYSDINLPIKRKIMVSSLGKAFGLTGGVIASDVSFINQIKKSEIFGSAAGMNPAFVQTLADASELYPKQHQKLVENLIYIDQKLVKNDSIKFDKSYPLIYLKDKNVIDVLKENKIIIASFKYKQNADNLNRIVVTANHLPEDLDKLVNILNVYNFK; encoded by the coding sequence ATGAATGTCAATCAATTCCCAGATCGAATTATCGAAATTGGCCAAGAACAATATTTGTATTTTGGCGGAACAGCTTATTTAGGATTACCAACAAATAAGATTTTTCAGGAATTGGTTGTAAAAAACATTCTGAAATGGGGAACAACATACGGAAGTTCCAGAAATGCAAATGTAAAAGTTAAAGCTTATGAAAACGGCGAAACTTTTTTAGCAAATTATATTAAAGCAGAAGCTGTAGTCACCGTTTCTTCCGGAATGCTAGCCGGAAAACTGGCAATTGATGAATTGAAAAAACAGACAGGCACCTTTTTTCATTTTGATGATGTTCATACGGCGATTCAGGTAGATAAAAGTTTACCCGTTTTTATAGATGGAAAAATCAATTCCAGGTTATTGGATAACAAAGAAGAGACAATTACAATCCTGACCGACGGAGTTCCTTCTTTTGAAACCAATCCGATTGACTTATCAGTTTTGGCCGCAATTCCAAAAAACAAAGAAATCACGTTGCTTATTGATGAATCACATTCTCTTGGAATTTTAGGCAAAAATGGCTGCGGAATTTATTCTGATATCAATCTTCCGATAAAGAGAAAAATTATGGTTTCTTCTTTGGGAAAAGCTTTTGGTTTAACCGGAGGTGTAATTGCAAGTGATGTTTCTTTTATCAATCAAATAAAGAAATCAGAAATCTTTGGCTCTGCTGCCGGAATGAATCCTGCTTTTGTACAGACTTTAGCCGATGCTTCTGAACTATATCCGAAACAACATCAAAAATTAGTTGAGAATCTCATTTATATTGACCAAAAACTGGTCAAAAATGATTCTATCAAATTTGATAAAAGTTATCCTTTAATTTATTTGAAAGATAAAAATGTTATTGATGTATTAAAAGAAAATAAGATTATAATTGCTAGTTTTAAATACAAACAAAACGCAGATAATCTAAATAGAATTGTAGTAACAGCTAATCATCTGCCGGAAGATTTAGATAAATTAGTAAATATCTTAAACGTTTATAATTTTAAGTAA
- a CDS encoding DUF1456 family protein, with the protein MTNNDILKKLRVALMLRDDQIVEILELVDFRITKSELGAFFRAEDHENYMECGDQVLRNFLNGLVIHLRGTKENPKNPNDVLAKHKAEIPKKDSTKERPEFKASAKDAEKGRGDKAPSKSGPAAKKPFKKNNTKTAPKVQVVEKVVYKNGKNKK; encoded by the coding sequence ATGACGAACAACGATATCCTAAAAAAACTTCGCGTGGCTTTGATGCTCCGTGACGACCAAATAGTTGAAATTTTAGAATTAGTAGATTTTAGAATTACAAAATCAGAATTAGGAGCTTTTTTCAGAGCAGAAGATCATGAAAATTATATGGAATGCGGTGATCAGGTTTTACGTAACTTTTTAAACGGATTAGTAATTCACTTAAGAGGAACGAAAGAAAATCCTAAAAACCCGAATGATGTTTTAGCAAAACATAAAGCAGAAATTCCGAAGAAAGACAGTACAAAAGAAAGACCTGAGTTTAAAGCAAGCGCTAAAGATGCTGAAAAAGGAAGAGGCGATAAAGCACCTTCTAAATCGGGACCTGCAGCTAAAAAACCTTTCAAGAAAAACAACACCAAAACAGCTCCTAAAGTACAGGTTGTAGAAAAAGTGGTTTACAAAAACGGTAAGAATAAGAAATAA
- the sucC gene encoding ADP-forming succinate--CoA ligase subunit beta, with protein sequence MNIHEYQGKEILASYGVRIQRGIVANNAVEAVAAAKQLTAETGTGWHVIKAQIHAGGRGKGGGVKLAKNLQQVEEIAGQIIGMQLITPQTSAEGKKVNKILVAEDVYYPGESETSEFYVSVLLNRGTGRNMIMYSTEGGMDIEEVAEHTPHLIFTEEVDPTVGLQGFQARRIAFNLGLSGNAFKEMVKFIDSLYNAYIGSDASMFEINPVLKTSDNKIMAVDAKVNIDDNALYRQPKYAEMRDIREENPIEVEAKEVGLNYVDLDGTVGCMVNGAGLAMATMDLIKYAGFEPANFLDVGGTADAKRVETAFRIILKDPNVKAILINIFGGIVRCDRVAQGVVDAYKNMGDAIKVPIIVRLQGTNAEIAKELIDNSGMPILSATQFQEAADQVKAALS encoded by the coding sequence ATGAACATACACGAATATCAAGGAAAAGAAATTTTAGCTAGTTACGGAGTACGCATTCAACGCGGAATTGTGGCTAATAATGCGGTTGAAGCTGTGGCTGCTGCAAAACAATTAACTGCCGAAACTGGTACAGGATGGCACGTAATAAAAGCACAAATTCACGCAGGTGGTCGTGGAAAAGGTGGTGGAGTTAAGTTGGCTAAAAATCTTCAACAAGTTGAAGAAATTGCAGGACAAATTATCGGAATGCAATTGATTACACCTCAAACTTCTGCTGAAGGAAAAAAGGTAAACAAAATTTTAGTTGCTGAAGATGTATACTATCCTGGTGAAAGCGAAACTTCTGAGTTTTATGTTTCTGTTTTATTGAATAGAGGTACAGGACGTAACATGATTATGTATTCTACTGAAGGTGGAATGGATATCGAAGAAGTTGCTGAGCACACTCCACACTTAATCTTTACTGAAGAAGTTGATCCTACTGTTGGATTACAAGGTTTTCAGGCTAGAAGAATTGCCTTTAACTTAGGTCTTTCTGGAAATGCTTTCAAAGAAATGGTTAAATTCATCGATTCATTATACAATGCTTACATTGGTTCTGATGCTTCTATGTTTGAAATCAACCCGGTTTTGAAAACATCTGACAACAAAATTATGGCTGTTGATGCTAAAGTAAATATCGATGATAATGCTTTATACAGACAACCTAAGTACGCTGAAATGAGAGATATCCGTGAGGAGAATCCAATCGAAGTTGAAGCTAAAGAAGTAGGTTTGAACTATGTAGATCTTGACGGTACTGTAGGATGTATGGTAAACGGAGCTGGTCTTGCAATGGCAACTATGGATTTAATTAAATACGCTGGTTTTGAGCCTGCTAACTTCCTTGACGTTGGTGGAACTGCTGATGCAAAACGTGTTGAAACGGCTTTCCGTATTATCTTAAAAGATCCAAACGTAAAAGCAATTTTGATCAATATTTTTGGTGGAATCGTTCGTTGTGACCGTGTGGCGCAAGGAGTTGTTGACGCTTACAAAAATATGGGTGATGCTATTAAAGTGCCAATTATTGTTCGTTTGCAAGGAACAAATGCTGAAATTGCAAAAGAATTAATTGACAATTCAGGTATGCCAATTTTATCAGCTACTCAATTTCAGGAAGCTGCTGATCAGGTTAAAGCTGCATTATCTTAA